The genomic segment ATCGAATGGATCAGAAGCTGAAGATCACTTACCCGGGCTACAGCCCGGGTATCACCCCGGGTATCACCCCCGCAAAGACCCCGGCAAAGACCCAGTGAAAGACCCCTTGTCTTCTTTCCCTAACCTTAACCCATCCCCCTCCCCCAAAGATGCCGTGGAGGAGGTGGTGGAAAAGTTGCTTCAGGCTGCAGGAGTGGCAAAGCACCTCGAAACGATCGAGGCCTCGCGAAAGCTGGGCAACTCCTTCGAGTGGATGCGAGCCAAGATCCAACACTTTCAAGCGAACAAGGGGAGCGACTGGGGGCCAGGCCTCCTCGCGACCCACCTGAAATGCCGTAGTTTCGCGGGGACGCCCGCGAACCATGGCTGGCCGACTCGAACCACATCCGTGGCTTCGAGGACGCCTGACGCTGCTGCAGAGGCCATCCGGTCCACGCAGCAGCTCGAACGTGACCGCCGGGAAAGGCAGCTCGAATTCCAGTTCGGGCCGCTTGTTGATCAGCTCTCATCCGATGAGCAGATCGATCTCCTGAAGGCACGTCCTGACGCCGATCGACTGATTGAACTCTTTCGCAGCTCACACCGAGCGCGAGGCAAGGGAGGCGTCGTCCGACGCGCCCTGCTCGAAGAGTTCGCCAAGCGGCATACCGCCGCCTGACTTCACCACGGATGGCCAGTGGGCACGGAGGCCCCTTTCCTTAACCTCACACAGGAGGCACGCTCAGCGTGCGCACGTATGGCGAAAATCCCCACCACGATCGACGGCTTTTATGACTGGCTCTGCCGGCAGGTACCTGAAGGGACGACCGTCAATTTCATCGTTGCTCTCTTCCACAGTGCCGAGCGAGGTCGCGTTTACACCTCAGTTAAGTACAACGTCGACCTCAACGATTACTCGAAGGATCGACCGGAGCAAATCCGGGAGCTGCTCAACAAAGATTTCCACTCACTGGAACAAGCGGGCAAGTGGGTCACGAATCATGCGATCCCGCTCCTTAAGGGAGCAAGGCTCGAAGTGCCCAGGCCGAAGCAGCGACGGCTGACAGACACGCCGATCGGCCTGCCGAATAAGCAGCCGCTTCGCCTCGAACACAAACCCGAACCCTCCCCCTTGATTCCGTGAGGTGTGCTGTGACTCAGCCAGAACTCGACACGGATTTCACGGACGAGATCGTCTGCCCATGGTGCGGCTATGAGCATCGAGACAAATGGGAATACCAAGAAGGCGAGCAGTTCTGCGGTGACTGCGGCCGCAAGTTCTTTCTCGGGATTCACACGAAGGTGACCTATTCAACTGAACGCTTGGAGTAGCAATGTCAAATCCCCATTACCGGAAATGCTTTGGTTGCGATCTCGTGTGGAAGCATCATGAGGTCATGACGCCTCGCGTGGTCTGCCTCAGATGTAAATCACAAAACACCGGTCTAATTGACCGAGTGCAAAGGTTTGCAACTTACATCGAACTTATTGGTTTCACTCGTCATAGAAATGACTGCTGGAGAATGCAGCTGGCGAAAGATGATAAGTCTGAGCTGGTCATGCAGTTGGTCGAGAACCTCGATATCGAAAACGCCTTCGACGTTGAACTGCATTCGCTACCTCTCAACGTAGGCGACGATCTGGTTCCTCATGCCGTTTTTCTTACCTACGCCAGACCAGTCACATCCGCTCATCAACTCTCCACTCTCGTTGAAGTATTGAGGATGTATTGCCAATGAACACGAGCCCTGAACTCAAGCCCCTCGTGACGTTCTACACCATATTCAACAGCCCTCTGGATTATCCAGGGGAGTTTGTCGTACGGCGATTCCATGTGATGCCTGGCGGCAAGCAGGCCGTGGACATGGATCTATGGGCAAGAGGCCCAACTCTTGAGAGCGTGATCGAACAGATCCCTGATGGACTCACCCGCATTGGTCGTCATGCGCTGGATGTGTTGTCTCTTGTGGAGACGTGGTCATGAAGCTCCTCTGCCGCATCTTTGGCTGCGAAATCCACAGACGCCATGACGGCTGCTGTGAGGAATGTGGGGCCCACATCTACGACGACGATTTCATTCAGCAGCCCTGCTGGTTGATCCGTACGTGGCGGATCTGGTGGCAATGGCTGAGATGCAAGCTGGTCGGCCACAAGTGCTGCCACTGTGGCAAACGCTACTGGGTGCCAGGGCCGGGCGGCGGCGAGCTGTTCTGCTCCCTCGAATGCGACCGCGAACATGTCCCCTTTTAAGGATCTCCCCATGAAGACCAAGCGAAACCCGAAGAACCTCAGAGAGTGGCAAGAAGCGGCCGACGCCGCTGAGCTATTCCTGCAGATTGATTCCGCCAGATCTTACGGCCTGATCACTGGCGGCCCGGCCGTCGATGTCGATCGCTGCGAGGAGCTGCTGAAGCTCGCCGCCCGCCGCAAGATTCGACCCAACAAAGATGCCCTCGGTCTCATCCTGCAGGGACTGAAGACCACAGGCGGCCAACTTGTGGAGAAGCCACGATGAGAAACATGTCGTTCATGCTCACGACTCAGCAGATCCTCGATCGCAGCAAGACGGTCACACGTCGGCTGGGCTGGAAGTTCCTGAAGCCGGGCGAGCTCCTGCAGGCCTGCGAGAAGTGCCAAGGACTCAAGCCAGGCGAGCAGCTCCGCAAGCTGGCAGTGATCGAGGTGGTTTCGATCCGCACTGAGCCACTCAACGCGATCCGGGATGATGATGTTGCCCGGGAAGGATTCCCCGATCAGCACTGGCATCAGTTCGTGGACATGTTCTGCGAGGCCATGGCGTGCCGGCCAACGGATCCAGTCCAGCGGATCGAGTTCAAGTATGTGGACGAGGTGGCACCATGAAGAGTCACCCAACCAACGAAGCCCCTCAACTCTTTGAGGACGATACCGTCAGGCCGAAACCGGCCAGCCGCAAGCTGCCACCCTGCATCCCCTCGCCATCAGGCACAGGCCCAGCCGGTGAAACCTGCATGAGTTGCAGGCATCTCTGCAGAGTCAGGCACAACGATTACGTTTACCTCAAGTGCGGCCACATGAAGCATTCGTGGAGTCGTGGAGCAGGTACCGACATCCGGGCCGGATGGGCAGCCTGCCGGCAGTGGGAGAAGAAAGATCGTCGGGAGGTGGCCCAATGAGTACCTCAACCAAGAACCGCTGCACGTGCATTGAATGTGAGATCTCTTTTGGGATTCGACCGCCTGGCACAGTTTCACCAGTGACCTGTGAAGAGTGTACAAGTCGATTAAAGCCCAGCCGCCTTTGTATGACCTGCCAGAGAATCATCGCAGTTGGTGAATGCTTTATCGATCATCCTCGTCTCGGTTCGCTTTGCTCAGTCTGTTGCGATAACTGGCTGAAACAGAAGGAAGACGATGCCTGGGATGAGTATTCAATGGCAGATGAAGAGGAAGAAAAACAGGGTCTCTACTCGTTCTGTAATTCACTCACGGAACTGCGGCTGGCGTTAAGGAGTTTAAAA from the Planctopirus limnophila DSM 3776 genome contains:
- a CDS encoding ASCH domain-containing protein — protein: MRNMSFMLTTQQILDRSKTVTRRLGWKFLKPGELLQACEKCQGLKPGEQLRKLAVIEVVSIRTEPLNAIRDDDVAREGFPDQHWHQFVDMFCEAMACRPTDPVQRIEFKYVDEVAP